One region of Edaphobacter bradus genomic DNA includes:
- a CDS encoding PA2779 family protein, protein MATTLVTVFAIPQNLFAQSSEHLVSPTELQKAVVDSSQKKQQNLDTLNQFFSSEKAQRALESAHQNPEQVKKAVAGLSDDELAQLASRANKAQADFAAGRIDDHDLLIILVCIAALVLVIVAVH, encoded by the coding sequence ATGGCTACTACCCTTGTTACGGTCTTTGCCATTCCACAAAACCTCTTCGCGCAGTCTTCCGAACACCTGGTGAGTCCCACTGAGCTCCAAAAGGCAGTGGTGGATTCCTCCCAGAAAAAACAGCAGAACCTGGACACGTTGAATCAGTTCTTCTCCTCTGAGAAGGCGCAGCGTGCGTTAGAGTCAGCGCATCAGAACCCGGAGCAGGTCAAGAAGGCAGTTGCCGGCCTGAGTGATGATGAACTAGCGCAACTCGCGTCCCGTGCGAACAAGGCGCAGGCTGACTTCGCTGCTGGAAGGATCGACGATCACGATTTGTTGATTATCCTGGTATGTATCGCTGCTCTCGTCCTTGTCATCGTCGCAGTACACTAA
- a CDS encoding MFS transporter: protein MKTKVKPERPKAPLSFLGIACAVGVSTMYYNQPLLEEIGRTYGVSAGHTGFVAVATQVGYAVGLLCFVPLGDILERRALMMRMYGAASIGLVLTSLAPTLGWLIAGSVLIGLLASVTHIVLPIAPDLVSHEERGRAIGTVMIGLLLGILLARTFAGWVSGIHGWRYVFGVAAVMNAVFVPLLYRVMPKLPPKQDIRYAEAMRSLWTLFRNQPLLRESSFVGALVFASFSCFWTTLAFLLNSHYRLGAGVAGTFGLVGAAGALVAPLAGRLADRHGSRWVLTVGMSLLAFSYIFLWGTERAHASIALHIIALAIGVIILDMGAQMCQVANQTRIFGLVPSARSRLNTVYMTIYFSGAAIGSALATIAWVHLKWNGVCSLAVGFIALAFLYHANGCRIDDKHRCHPTIEDELMEA from the coding sequence ATGAAGACCAAAGTAAAGCCCGAACGCCCCAAGGCACCCCTGTCCTTTTTAGGGATAGCCTGCGCCGTCGGCGTCTCCACCATGTACTACAACCAGCCGCTCCTCGAGGAGATAGGTCGCACCTACGGGGTCTCAGCAGGCCACACCGGCTTCGTCGCGGTGGCCACGCAGGTCGGCTATGCCGTTGGCCTGCTGTGCTTTGTGCCTCTCGGCGACATCCTCGAGCGCCGTGCGCTCATGATGCGCATGTACGGAGCCGCCTCTATCGGCCTCGTCCTCACCTCGCTTGCTCCCACACTTGGCTGGCTCATCGCCGGAAGTGTCCTCATCGGCCTGCTGGCCTCCGTCACCCACATCGTGCTGCCCATAGCGCCCGACCTCGTCAGCCACGAGGAGCGCGGTCGCGCCATCGGCACCGTCATGATCGGCCTTCTGCTCGGAATCCTGCTCGCCCGCACCTTCGCCGGATGGGTCAGCGGAATCCACGGCTGGCGGTACGTCTTCGGCGTCGCCGCGGTCATGAACGCCGTCTTCGTCCCGCTGCTCTACCGCGTGATGCCGAAGCTGCCTCCCAAGCAGGACATCCGCTACGCCGAAGCCATGCGCTCGCTCTGGACGCTCTTCCGCAACCAGCCGCTGCTGCGCGAGTCCAGCTTCGTCGGCGCACTCGTCTTCGCCTCCTTCAGCTGCTTCTGGACCACGCTCGCCTTCCTGCTCAACAGCCACTACCGCCTTGGAGCCGGAGTCGCCGGAACCTTCGGACTCGTCGGAGCCGCGGGCGCTCTCGTCGCGCCACTCGCCGGCCGTCTCGCCGACCGCCACGGCTCCCGCTGGGTCCTCACCGTCGGCATGTCGCTGCTCGCCTTCTCCTACATCTTCCTCTGGGGAACAGAGCGCGCCCACGCCTCCATCGCTCTGCACATCATCGCCCTCGCTATCGGAGTCATCATCCTCGACATGGGAGCCCAGATGTGTCAGGTCGCCAACCAGACCCGCATCTTCGGGCTCGTCCCCTCCGCGCGCAGTCGCCTCAACACCGTCTACATGACCATCTACTTCAGCGGAGCCGCCATCGGCTCAGCCCTCGCTACCATCGCCTGGGTCCACTTGAAGTGGAACGGCGTCTGCTCGCTCGCCGTCGGATTCATCGCTCTAGCCTTCCTCTACCACGCCAACGGCTGCCGCATCGACGACAAGCACCGCTGCCACCCCACCATCGAAGACGAACTCATGGAAGCCTAA
- a CDS encoding C39 family peptidase: MPRSIFRFVVLMLLLRGVLFAAELSGIWLDIPFVKQEKNGCGPATIAMVMQYWQQQQAQPASTSADSDHILHTLRADSTRDIYASEMERYFQQNGYRTFAFSGQWADLKQQLGKGRPLIAALKPGSSRELHYVVVAGVDEEHKLVLLNDAAQRKLLKEDKSRFEQEWKATGYWTLLVVPEMSSH; the protein is encoded by the coding sequence ATGCCACGCAGCATCTTCAGATTCGTTGTTCTGATGCTATTGCTGCGTGGCGTTCTTTTCGCAGCCGAACTCAGCGGCATATGGCTCGATATTCCGTTTGTGAAGCAGGAGAAGAACGGCTGCGGGCCTGCCACCATAGCCATGGTCATGCAGTACTGGCAACAGCAACAGGCTCAACCGGCGAGCACCTCTGCAGACTCCGACCATATTCTGCACACTCTGCGCGCGGACTCCACCCGCGATATCTATGCCTCTGAGATGGAGCGCTACTTTCAGCAAAATGGATATCGCACGTTCGCATTTTCGGGACAATGGGCGGACCTGAAGCAGCAGCTTGGAAAAGGCCGCCCATTGATCGCGGCGCTGAAGCCTGGTTCGAGTCGCGAGCTCCACTATGTAGTAGTGGCGGGAGTGGATGAGGAGCACAAACTTGTTCTGCTGAACGATGCCGCACAGCGCAAACTCCTCAAAGAGGACAAATCAAGATTCGAGCAGGAATGGAAAGCAACCGGATACTGGACTCTACTTGTCGTTCCCGAGATGAGTTCGCACTGA
- a CDS encoding AraC family transcriptional regulator gives MICMKDVLSDVLDTVELKGALYFRTDFSPPFAIGVPAYGQAARFHLVVQGRCHVTVPGGVEVLLEPGDLILVPYGSAHTLADMPGRAGIPLEDVVASSGFTGEGAFVIGSGDPTASTQMVCGHFTFADGADHPLLHALPKTLHLTAADRARQPILDDVLRLVVRRIFQDAPGTAASISRLSEVLYIEVLRAGIDRAPELERLFSAVHDPQIGKALSVIHDRLDHDWTVDSLASEVGMSRSRFAERFRDLVGSGPMGYLTDWRLQRARLLLNQPGASVKDVAYRTGYRSPAAFSRAYAQKFGHAPKVRRSQPFREHCIASHMSD, from the coding sequence ATGATCTGCATGAAAGACGTGCTAAGTGACGTCCTGGATACTGTAGAACTGAAAGGGGCGCTCTATTTTCGCACTGACTTCTCGCCGCCATTCGCGATCGGGGTACCTGCTTATGGACAGGCCGCTCGATTCCATCTTGTAGTGCAGGGCCGTTGCCATGTGACGGTTCCGGGCGGCGTAGAGGTGTTGCTCGAACCTGGTGATCTCATCCTGGTGCCCTATGGCAGCGCCCATACGTTGGCTGACATGCCCGGACGGGCTGGCATCCCGCTCGAGGACGTTGTGGCCAGCTCCGGTTTCACAGGCGAAGGCGCATTCGTCATCGGCTCAGGAGATCCAACCGCATCGACCCAGATGGTCTGCGGCCACTTCACATTCGCTGATGGGGCCGACCATCCATTGCTGCACGCCCTGCCGAAGACGCTTCACCTCACCGCGGCGGATAGAGCGCGTCAGCCAATACTCGACGATGTCCTGCGGCTTGTTGTACGCCGAATTTTTCAGGATGCGCCGGGCACAGCAGCCTCGATCAGCCGCTTGTCCGAAGTGCTCTATATCGAGGTGTTACGCGCCGGGATTGACCGCGCGCCGGAATTGGAGCGTTTATTCTCGGCCGTCCACGATCCCCAGATTGGTAAGGCCTTGAGCGTCATACACGATCGGCTTGATCACGATTGGACGGTGGATAGCCTCGCATCGGAAGTCGGGATGTCACGCAGCCGATTTGCCGAACGCTTTCGTGATCTCGTGGGCTCAGGGCCGATGGGATACTTGACCGACTGGCGTCTCCAGCGGGCGCGCCTGCTGCTGAACCAGCCGGGTGCCTCCGTGAAGGATGTCGCATACCGCACTGGGTACAGATCTCCGGCGGCTTTCAGCCGCGCTTATGCACAGAAATTCGGGCACGCCCCAAAGGTTCGCAGATCGCAACCCTTTCGCGAACATTGCATAGCGTCCCATATGAGTGATTGA
- a CDS encoding carbonic anhydrase, which produces MNNLDSLLKRNKDFAAQQTAAGTLMPSLPQATPNIKATIIGCVDMRVDPAHIFGIQPGEALVIRNVGGRITPGLLEELGLLGRIGQVMGKIAGGGGEFHLVVLHHTDCGITRLEGDPAMLAHFFQIQEGELKAKAVTDPRVAVAVDVALLRTIPTLPGRWLVSGLVYDVATGLVEIVVPPAPIRTA; this is translated from the coding sequence GTGAACAATCTCGACTCCCTGTTGAAACGTAACAAGGACTTTGCTGCTCAGCAGACTGCTGCGGGCACACTTATGCCATCGCTGCCGCAGGCGACGCCGAATATCAAAGCAACCATCATCGGTTGTGTCGATATGCGTGTGGACCCCGCTCATATATTTGGCATTCAACCGGGCGAGGCGCTCGTGATACGGAACGTTGGTGGTCGAATTACTCCGGGATTGCTGGAAGAATTGGGTCTACTCGGGAGAATTGGCCAGGTTATGGGAAAGATTGCCGGAGGCGGTGGTGAGTTCCACCTTGTGGTGCTTCATCACACTGATTGCGGCATCACTCGCCTTGAAGGCGACCCTGCCATGCTGGCACATTTTTTTCAAATACAGGAAGGTGAACTCAAGGCAAAGGCGGTCACCGATCCCCGTGTGGCTGTCGCCGTCGACGTTGCTTTGCTTCGAACGATTCCTACATTGCCGGGCAGGTGGCTTGTTTCCGGCCTTGTCTATGACGTGGCGACCGGACTGGTTGAGATCGTCGTACCGCCAGCGCCGATTCGCACGGCGTAG
- a CDS encoding acyl-CoA dehydrogenase, with the protein MSEPSHAPLTRLSSDEQMFRDTIRRFAGEQIAPLVRQMDESQQMDSKLLRQLFELGLMGIEIPEQYGGSAGTFFEAILAVEELSAVDPSVGVLVDVQNTLCINALVRWATPEQKQKHLNRLASDTIGAYALSEASSGSDAFALQTRATKAQGKDGYVLNGQKLWITNAKEAGVFIVFATIDPALGYKGITAFLVEKGMEGFTLGKKEDKLGIRASSTCELVFRDCFIPSSNVLGEPGKGYKIAIETLNEGRIGIGAQMLGLAQGAWNHAAHWAKERKQFGKTIVSFQAMQFQLAEMATEIEAARLMVYNAARLKDARLDFLKEAAMCKYFASHVAERVASLAVEVYGGSGFVKDYPVEKLYRDAKIGKIYEGTSFMQLATIAKLTLGV; encoded by the coding sequence ATGTCCGAACCCAGTCACGCCCCGCTTACGCGCCTAAGCTCCGACGAGCAGATGTTCCGCGATACCATCCGCCGCTTCGCCGGCGAGCAGATCGCCCCCCTCGTCCGCCAGATGGACGAGTCCCAGCAGATGGACTCCAAGCTCCTCCGCCAGCTCTTCGAGCTCGGCCTCATGGGAATCGAGATCCCCGAGCAGTACGGCGGCTCCGCCGGGACCTTCTTCGAGGCCATCCTCGCCGTCGAGGAGCTCTCCGCAGTCGACCCCTCCGTCGGTGTCCTCGTCGATGTCCAGAACACCCTCTGCATCAACGCCCTCGTCCGCTGGGCCACACCCGAGCAGAAGCAGAAGCACCTCAACCGCCTCGCCTCCGACACCATCGGAGCCTACGCCCTCAGCGAAGCCAGCTCCGGCTCCGACGCCTTCGCCCTCCAGACCCGTGCCACGAAAGCACAGGGAAAGGACGGCTACGTCCTCAACGGCCAGAAGCTCTGGATCACCAACGCCAAAGAGGCCGGCGTCTTCATCGTCTTCGCCACCATCGACCCCGCCCTCGGCTACAAAGGCATCACCGCCTTCCTCGTCGAAAAAGGAATGGAAGGCTTCACTCTCGGCAAGAAAGAGGACAAGCTCGGAATCCGCGCCTCCAGCACCTGCGAGCTCGTCTTCCGCGACTGCTTCATCCCCTCATCCAACGTCCTCGGCGAACCCGGCAAGGGCTACAAGATCGCAATCGAGACCCTCAACGAGGGCCGCATCGGCATCGGCGCGCAGATGCTCGGCCTCGCCCAGGGAGCCTGGAACCACGCCGCCCACTGGGCCAAAGAACGCAAGCAGTTCGGAAAGACCATCGTCAGCTTCCAGGCCATGCAGTTCCAGCTCGCCGAGATGGCCACCGAGATCGAGGCCGCGCGCCTGATGGTCTACAACGCCGCCCGCCTCAAGGATGCCAGGCTCGACTTCCTCAAAGAAGCCGCCATGTGCAAGTACTTCGCCTCCCACGTCGCCGAGCGCGTCGCCTCCCTCGCCGTCGAGGTCTACGGAGGCTCCGGCTTCGTCAAGGACTACCCCGTCGAAAAACTCTACCGCGATGCCAAGATCGGCAAGATCTACGAGGGAACCTCCTTCATGCAGCTCGCCACCATCGCCAAGCTGACGTTGGGCGTCTAA
- a CDS encoding tetratricopeptide repeat protein: MKYTRKMLNLSVVIALLCGCLSLTAQTAPVELPPAQEVTKLAAAQGWEEIAHLLGPMQSRSADMNFYYGTALARLERWSEAESAFQTGFRQAPADPRFPIELAGLAFRQKHYSQAVDRLHQAIKLAPNDTYANDFLGTVYFLQGNLEASLKYWNRVGKPEIAELREAPLPRVSPALLDRAFAVSPASTLLVPQFLDTDARIRGLGIFPQYKFDLRARGDDKFDFVLRSRERNGFGDSKLEGAFQLLRGLPFQSVNPEFYNLHHEAINLVSQFRWDPQKRRVFAQFSAPFERSAKYRYEVVTDLRNENWALRNSFTGPAPTLGSLNLRREAMAFDLASHASGRLQWSAGVEASHRDFRSVVPGTVLTPDMLAEGFQLKQKVQLTGTLWRVPERRFIVDAEASSQAARLWSQHQETFEKLAGSLGWHWFPQAEGDDYEMRQRVRVGKTIGPAPFDELFMLGLERDNDLPMRAHIGTRDGRKGSAPLGRDYFLTSWETDKNVYGNGLVTLKLGPFLDVGKITDSSTALGSNKWLWDAGAQAKLRIFGSTVTFSYGKDLRSGNNAFYVTLLH; the protein is encoded by the coding sequence ATGAAATACACCCGGAAGATGCTGAATTTGAGCGTAGTTATTGCTCTCCTCTGTGGTTGTCTGAGCCTAACCGCTCAGACTGCTCCAGTTGAACTCCCTCCAGCACAAGAGGTCACAAAACTTGCAGCCGCGCAAGGCTGGGAAGAGATCGCGCATCTGCTGGGACCCATGCAGTCGCGCTCGGCCGACATGAATTTTTATTACGGCACCGCGCTGGCGCGACTAGAGCGTTGGTCGGAGGCGGAGAGCGCGTTTCAGACGGGATTTCGACAAGCTCCAGCTGATCCAAGATTTCCAATCGAACTCGCGGGACTAGCCTTCAGGCAAAAGCATTATTCTCAAGCCGTTGATCGTTTGCACCAGGCGATCAAGCTCGCGCCTAATGACACCTATGCAAATGACTTTTTGGGAACGGTCTATTTCCTTCAGGGGAATCTTGAAGCGTCCCTGAAGTATTGGAACCGCGTTGGGAAGCCCGAGATTGCAGAATTGCGAGAGGCCCCGTTGCCTCGCGTTTCGCCCGCATTGCTTGACCGGGCGTTCGCAGTTTCGCCTGCCAGCACTCTTCTCGTGCCGCAGTTTCTGGACACGGACGCGCGCATCCGTGGTTTAGGAATATTCCCACAGTACAAATTCGATCTCCGCGCACGCGGCGATGACAAGTTCGATTTTGTGCTCCGCAGCCGGGAACGCAATGGGTTCGGCGACAGTAAATTGGAAGGGGCGTTCCAGTTGCTTCGTGGACTTCCATTTCAGAGCGTCAATCCCGAGTTTTATAACCTGCATCACGAAGCCATCAATCTTGTATCTCAATTCCGTTGGGACCCACAGAAGCGACGCGTGTTCGCGCAGTTCTCCGCCCCCTTCGAACGCAGTGCCAAGTACCGCTACGAGGTTGTTACAGATCTGCGGAACGAAAATTGGGCTCTGAGGAATTCGTTTACCGGGCCGGCTCCAACGCTAGGAAGCCTTAACCTGCGTCGTGAGGCGATGGCTTTTGACCTTGCCTCACATGCAAGTGGACGACTGCAATGGTCGGCCGGTGTGGAGGCTTCTCATCGTGACTTCCGTAGCGTCGTCCCTGGAACAGTTCTCACGCCGGACATGCTGGCCGAGGGCTTCCAACTCAAGCAAAAAGTGCAACTGACGGGCACACTGTGGCGCGTGCCTGAGCGCCGATTCATCGTGGATGCAGAAGCATCGTCTCAGGCGGCTCGATTGTGGTCGCAGCATCAGGAAACCTTCGAGAAATTGGCGGGCTCGCTGGGTTGGCATTGGTTTCCCCAGGCAGAGGGAGACGATTATGAAATGCGGCAAAGAGTTCGTGTCGGCAAAACCATCGGGCCGGCACCCTTCGACGAACTCTTTATGCTCGGACTTGAGCGGGATAACGATCTGCCGATGCGCGCACACATTGGCACGCGCGACGGACGCAAAGGCAGTGCTCCCCTTGGGCGCGACTACTTTCTCACCTCGTGGGAAACGGACAAGAACGTATATGGAAATGGATTGGTCACGCTGAAACTAGGACCATTTCTTGATGTAGGCAAGATCACTGACTCTTCTACTGCGCTCGGTTCAAATAAGTGGCTTTGGGACGCTGGGGCGCAAGCCAAACTGCGCATATTCGGAAGCACTGTTACGTTTTCCTACGGAAAAGATCTTCGTTCTGGAAACAACGCCTTCTATGTAACGCTGCTTCATTAG